A genome region from Calliopsis andreniformis isolate RMS-2024a chromosome 2, iyCalAndr_principal, whole genome shotgun sequence includes the following:
- the Pkn gene encoding serine/threonine-protein kinase N isoform X3, which produces MAESSYYQGDYIRHPVLYELSSKYGVAGSDQVPLPARLDELREHIRREIRKELKIKAGAEKLREVATDRKALSDVATIVKKANSKLSELQAELQQLESQIILTQGQPQSPQQNHSNGQDTPLSPMGPSSPSQEGLFTDLRLLSLEKQLNIELKVKQGAENMIQSLTSGRDKKLLQEAQQMLDDSRAKIEFLRMRIMKVRQARQQQHARGDAPPPNGETTSNKDRYEPSLELALEERVEELRHRLRIEAAVVEGAKNVIRLLQSAKVADKKALTEAQASLAESSRKLDLLRLSLELRRQELPPDSGTAIQLKRELASVQSASPVPVTYTSLQPFRGPLEGRATVPASVSRCAAVTGQLEVRLMGCQDLAEEVPGRTKREHPASPDLRSFVKGVTGRSSSKSYSVKDETSNDIMAVIKLDNQTVGQTSWRPCSQQAWDQRFSIELDKSRELEIGIYWKDWRSLCAVKFLRLEEFIDDVRHGMALQLEPQGLLFAEIKFLNPMISRKPKLQRQRKIFKQQVKNFPRANQMNINVATWGRLLKRSAPSLHNTRNSESPPSGPQPLQLVFDTSIEDKPETPGELPDPEKGGLGGARPLGLSTSSSSPTLPRPPEHPPPPPPTITKKPSMPAPPPPPKLDPEVVYEMPTKMTQYRDSAYESRRHSQLSGMTIDNFRLLSVLGRGHFGKVILSQYRNTGEYFAIKALKKGDIIARDEVESLLSEKRIFEVANATRHPFLVNLFACFQTEAHVCFVMEYAAGGDLMMHIHADVFGEPRTVFYSACVVLGLQYLHESKIIYRDLKLDNLLLDTEGYVKIADFGLCKEGMGYGDRTGTFCGTPEFLAPEVLTETSYTRAVDWWGLGVLIFEMLVGESPFPGDDEEEVFDSIVNDEVRYPRFLSLEAIAIMRRLLRKNPDRRLGSSERDAEDVKKQAFFRHIAWDDLLLRRVKPPFVPVIHSVEDVSNFDEEFTSEKPQLTPPKDPRPLSDLEQSLFKDFTYMADWC; this is translated from the exons ATGGCGGAATCAAGCTATTATCAG GGCGATTACATCAGGCACCCGGTTCTTTACGAACTGTCGAGCAAGTATGGAGTGGCTGGCAGTGACCAGGTGCCCTTGCCGGCTCGTCTCGACGAGCTCCGGGAGCACATACGCCGAGAAATACGCAAG GAGCTGAAAATAAAGGCCGGCGCCGAGAAGCTGAGAGAAGTCGCGACCGATCGTAAAGCGCTGTCCGACGTGGCGACGATCGTGAAGAAGGCGAACAGCAAGCTGAGCGAGCTCCAGGCAGAGCTTCAGCAACTCGAGAGTCAAATTATATTGACGCAGGGCCAGCCGCAGTCGCCCCAGCAAAATCACTCGAACGGTCAAG ACACGCCTCTGTCACCAATGGGGCCGTCGTCGCCGAGTCAGGAGGGTCTATTCACGGATCTTCGTCTTTTGTCCTTGGAGAAGCAGCTCAATATCGAACTCAAG GTAAAGCAAGGAGCGGAGAACATGATCCAGAGTTTGACGAGTGGCAGGGACAAAAAGTTGCTGCAGGAGGCCCAGCAAATGCTCGACGATTCCCGCGCCAAAATCGAGTTCCTACGCATGCGGATTATGAAGGTGCGGCAAGCACGTCAGCAGCAACATGCACGAGGTGATGCACCACCACCGAATGGCGAAACCActagcaataaag ATAGGTACGAGCCCAGCTTGGAGCTGGCATTGGAGGAACGGGTGGAGGAGTTAAGACATCGTCTACGAATCGAAGCCGCGGTCGTGGAAGGGGCTAAGAACGTGATACGTCTTCTACAAAGTGCCAAAGTCGCTGATAAGAAGGCCTTAACAGAG gCTCAGGCAAGTCTTGCAGAATCAAGTAGGAAACTGGACCTATTGAGATTATCCCTTGAACTTAGAAGGCAAGAATTACCACCTGACAGTGGTACAGCCATTCAATTGAAGAGAGAATTAGCTAGTGTGCAATCGGCTAGCCCAGTCCCTGTGACTTACACGTCGTTGCAACCGTTCCGTGGGCCATTGGAGGGCAGAGCTACTGTGCCTGCTTCAGTATCGAGATGTGCTGCCGTTACTGGACAATTAGAA GTTAGACTAATGGGATGTCAAGACTTGGCGGAAGAAGTACCTGGGCGTACGAAAAGGGAACATCCAGCAAGTCCAGATTTACGTAGTTTTGTTAAGGGAGTTACAGGGCGTAGTTCGAGCAAGTCGTACAGTGTTAAAGATGAAACGAGTA ATGATATTATGGCGGTTATTAAGCTGGATAACCAAACGGTAGGACAAACTAGTTGGCGACCGTGTTCCCAGCAGGCTTGGGATCAAAG GTTTTCCATCGAACTAGATAAATCAAGGGAACTTGAAATAGGCATTTATTGGAAAGATTGGAGATCTCTTTGCGCCGTAAAATTTCTACGTTTAGAAGAGTTTATTGATGATGTTAGACACGGAATGGCTCTTCAATTAGAGCCGCAAGGTCTTCTGTTTGCTGAGATTAAATTCTTAAATCCTATGATATCGAGAAAGCCGAAGTTGCAACGGCAACGCAAAATCTTTAAGCAACAAGTGAAGAACTTCCCAAGAGCTAAtcaaatgaatattaatgttgcTACTTGGGGTAGATTACTAAAAAGATCAGCTCCTTCCTTACATAATACAAGAAATTCTGAAAGTCCGCCATCAG GACCTCAACCATTGCAGCTAGTTTTTGATACATCAATAGAAGATAAGCCTGAAACACCGGGAGAATTACCTGATCCAGAGAAAGGAGGATTAGGAGGAGCAAGGCCTTTAGGTTTGTCAACGTCAAGTAGTAGTCCAACACTGCCACGCCCCCCAGAACAtcctccaccaccaccacctaCGATTACAAAGAAGCCTTCAATGCCGGCACCTCCGCCACCACCAAAACTAGATCCAGAG GTCGTATATGAAATGCCGACTAAGATGACACAATACAGAGATAGTGCCTACGAGTCTAGAAGACATTCACAACTTTCTGGAATGACTATAGACAACTTTAGGCTACTTTCAGTTCTTGGTCGTGGTCACTTTGGAAAAGTAATTCTATCACAGTACAGAAATACTGGAGAATATTTTGCAATTAAAGCATTAAAGAAAGGAGATATAATAGCAAGAGACGAAGTAGAGTCTCTACTTTCGGAAAAGAGAATATTTGAGGTGGCTAATGCTACGCGTCATCCCTTCCTCGTGAATCTGTTTGCTTGCTTTCAAACTGAG GCACATGTATGTTTTGTAATGGAATATGCAGCTGGAGGAGATCTTATGATGCATATACATGCAGATGTGTTTGGTGAACCGCGAACTGTGTTTTATTCAGCTTGCGTTGTGTTAGGATTGCAATATTTGCATGAaagtaaaattatttatag AGATTTGAAATTAGATAATTTATTATTGGATACAGAAGGATATGTAAAGATAGCGGATTTCGGTTTATGCAAAGAAGGAATGGGATATGGAGATAGGACAGGAACTTTCTGTGGTACACCAGAATTCTTAGCACCTGAAGTTCTTACAGAAACTTCATATACTCGAGCTGTGGACTGGTGGGGTCTCGGTGTACTGATTTTTGAAATGCTTGTGGGTGAG TCACCATTCCCTGGCGATGATGAAGAAGAAGTATTTGACTCCATTGTAAATGATGAAGTTCGTTACCCACGATTCCTTTCGTTGGAAGCAATAGCAATAATGCGAAGG TTGCTAAGAAAGAACCccgatagaagattgggtagcAGTGAAAGAGATGCAGAGGATGTTAAAAAACAAGCGTTCTTTAGGCACATAGCGTGGGATGATCTACTTTTGAGACGCGTAAAACCACCGTTTGTACCAGTAATT CATTCTGTGGAAGACGTTAGTAATTTCGATGAAGAATTTACgtcagaaaaacctcaattaacTCCGCCTAAAGATCCTCGACCACTTAGCGATTTAGAACAAAgtctatttaaagattttacatACATGGCTGACTGGTGCTAG
- the Pkn gene encoding serine/threonine-protein kinase N isoform X2 gives MAESSYYQGDYIRHPVLYELSSKYGVAGSDQVPLPARLDELREHIRREIRKELKIKAGAEKLREVATDRKALSDVATIVKKANSKLSELQAELQQLESQIILTQGQPQSPQQNHSNGQDTPLSPMGPSSPSQEGLFTDLRLLSLEKQLNIELKVKQGAENMIQSLTSGRDKKLLQEAQQMLDDSRAKIEFLRMRIMKVRQARQQQHARGDAPPPNGETTSNKDRYEPSLELALEERVEELRHRLRIEAAVVEGAKNVIRLLQSAKVADKKALTEAQASLAESSRKLDLLRLSLELRRQELPPDSGTAIQLKRELASVQSASPVPVTYTSLQPFRGPLEGRATVPASVSRCAAVTGQLEVRLMGCQDLAEEVPGRTKREHPASPDLRSFVKGVTGRSSSKSYSVKDETSNDIMAVIKLDNQTVGQTSWRPCSQQAWDQRFSIELDKSRELEIGIYWKDWRSLCAVKFLRLEEFIDDVRHGMALQLEPQGLLFAEIKFLNPMISRKPKLQRQRKIFKQQVKNFPRANQMNINVATWGRLLKRSAPSLHNTRNSESPPSGPQPLQLVFDTSIEDKPETPGELPDPEKGGLGGARPLGLSTSSSSPTLPRPPEHPPPPPPTITKKPSMPAPPPPPKLDPESALREFDFLHNEEKGGPQGANLRPLVTEPRPVLIAPPSPRTPSPQPVVEFPEDEVVYEMPTKMTQYRDSAYESRRHSQLSGMTIDNFRLLSVLGRGHFGKVILSQYRNTGEYFAIKALKKGDIIARDEVESLLSEKRIFEVANATRHPFLVNLFACFQTEAHVCFVMEYAAGGDLMMHIHADVFGEPRTVFYSACVVLGLQYLHESKIIYRDLKLDNLLLDTEGYVKIADFGLCKEGMGYGDRTGTFCGTPEFLAPEVLTETSYTRAVDWWGLGVLIFEMLVGESPFPGDDEEEVFDSIVNDEVRYPRFLSLEAIAIMRRLLRKNPDRRLGSSERDAEDVKKQAFFRHIAWDDLLLRRVKPPFVPVIHSVEDVSNFDEEFTSEKPQLTPPKDPRPLSDLEQSLFKDFTYMADWC, from the exons ATGGCGGAATCAAGCTATTATCAG GGCGATTACATCAGGCACCCGGTTCTTTACGAACTGTCGAGCAAGTATGGAGTGGCTGGCAGTGACCAGGTGCCCTTGCCGGCTCGTCTCGACGAGCTCCGGGAGCACATACGCCGAGAAATACGCAAG GAGCTGAAAATAAAGGCCGGCGCCGAGAAGCTGAGAGAAGTCGCGACCGATCGTAAAGCGCTGTCCGACGTGGCGACGATCGTGAAGAAGGCGAACAGCAAGCTGAGCGAGCTCCAGGCAGAGCTTCAGCAACTCGAGAGTCAAATTATATTGACGCAGGGCCAGCCGCAGTCGCCCCAGCAAAATCACTCGAACGGTCAAG ACACGCCTCTGTCACCAATGGGGCCGTCGTCGCCGAGTCAGGAGGGTCTATTCACGGATCTTCGTCTTTTGTCCTTGGAGAAGCAGCTCAATATCGAACTCAAG GTAAAGCAAGGAGCGGAGAACATGATCCAGAGTTTGACGAGTGGCAGGGACAAAAAGTTGCTGCAGGAGGCCCAGCAAATGCTCGACGATTCCCGCGCCAAAATCGAGTTCCTACGCATGCGGATTATGAAGGTGCGGCAAGCACGTCAGCAGCAACATGCACGAGGTGATGCACCACCACCGAATGGCGAAACCActagcaataaag ATAGGTACGAGCCCAGCTTGGAGCTGGCATTGGAGGAACGGGTGGAGGAGTTAAGACATCGTCTACGAATCGAAGCCGCGGTCGTGGAAGGGGCTAAGAACGTGATACGTCTTCTACAAAGTGCCAAAGTCGCTGATAAGAAGGCCTTAACAGAG gCTCAGGCAAGTCTTGCAGAATCAAGTAGGAAACTGGACCTATTGAGATTATCCCTTGAACTTAGAAGGCAAGAATTACCACCTGACAGTGGTACAGCCATTCAATTGAAGAGAGAATTAGCTAGTGTGCAATCGGCTAGCCCAGTCCCTGTGACTTACACGTCGTTGCAACCGTTCCGTGGGCCATTGGAGGGCAGAGCTACTGTGCCTGCTTCAGTATCGAGATGTGCTGCCGTTACTGGACAATTAGAA GTTAGACTAATGGGATGTCAAGACTTGGCGGAAGAAGTACCTGGGCGTACGAAAAGGGAACATCCAGCAAGTCCAGATTTACGTAGTTTTGTTAAGGGAGTTACAGGGCGTAGTTCGAGCAAGTCGTACAGTGTTAAAGATGAAACGAGTA ATGATATTATGGCGGTTATTAAGCTGGATAACCAAACGGTAGGACAAACTAGTTGGCGACCGTGTTCCCAGCAGGCTTGGGATCAAAG GTTTTCCATCGAACTAGATAAATCAAGGGAACTTGAAATAGGCATTTATTGGAAAGATTGGAGATCTCTTTGCGCCGTAAAATTTCTACGTTTAGAAGAGTTTATTGATGATGTTAGACACGGAATGGCTCTTCAATTAGAGCCGCAAGGTCTTCTGTTTGCTGAGATTAAATTCTTAAATCCTATGATATCGAGAAAGCCGAAGTTGCAACGGCAACGCAAAATCTTTAAGCAACAAGTGAAGAACTTCCCAAGAGCTAAtcaaatgaatattaatgttgcTACTTGGGGTAGATTACTAAAAAGATCAGCTCCTTCCTTACATAATACAAGAAATTCTGAAAGTCCGCCATCAG GACCTCAACCATTGCAGCTAGTTTTTGATACATCAATAGAAGATAAGCCTGAAACACCGGGAGAATTACCTGATCCAGAGAAAGGAGGATTAGGAGGAGCAAGGCCTTTAGGTTTGTCAACGTCAAGTAGTAGTCCAACACTGCCACGCCCCCCAGAACAtcctccaccaccaccacctaCGATTACAAAGAAGCCTTCAATGCCGGCACCTCCGCCACCACCAAAACTAGATCCAGAG AGTGCATTAAGGGAGTTTGATTTCCTGCACAACGAGGAAAAGGGGGGGCCTCAAGGCGCAAATTTGAGGCCTCTGGTTACAGAGCCTCGTCCTGTGCTGATTGCACCACCTTCTCCACGCACACCCTCGCCCCAACCTGTCGTCGAGTTTCCTGAAGATGAG GTCGTATATGAAATGCCGACTAAGATGACACAATACAGAGATAGTGCCTACGAGTCTAGAAGACATTCACAACTTTCTGGAATGACTATAGACAACTTTAGGCTACTTTCAGTTCTTGGTCGTGGTCACTTTGGAAAAGTAATTCTATCACAGTACAGAAATACTGGAGAATATTTTGCAATTAAAGCATTAAAGAAAGGAGATATAATAGCAAGAGACGAAGTAGAGTCTCTACTTTCGGAAAAGAGAATATTTGAGGTGGCTAATGCTACGCGTCATCCCTTCCTCGTGAATCTGTTTGCTTGCTTTCAAACTGAG GCACATGTATGTTTTGTAATGGAATATGCAGCTGGAGGAGATCTTATGATGCATATACATGCAGATGTGTTTGGTGAACCGCGAACTGTGTTTTATTCAGCTTGCGTTGTGTTAGGATTGCAATATTTGCATGAaagtaaaattatttatag AGATTTGAAATTAGATAATTTATTATTGGATACAGAAGGATATGTAAAGATAGCGGATTTCGGTTTATGCAAAGAAGGAATGGGATATGGAGATAGGACAGGAACTTTCTGTGGTACACCAGAATTCTTAGCACCTGAAGTTCTTACAGAAACTTCATATACTCGAGCTGTGGACTGGTGGGGTCTCGGTGTACTGATTTTTGAAATGCTTGTGGGTGAG TCACCATTCCCTGGCGATGATGAAGAAGAAGTATTTGACTCCATTGTAAATGATGAAGTTCGTTACCCACGATTCCTTTCGTTGGAAGCAATAGCAATAATGCGAAGG TTGCTAAGAAAGAACCccgatagaagattgggtagcAGTGAAAGAGATGCAGAGGATGTTAAAAAACAAGCGTTCTTTAGGCACATAGCGTGGGATGATCTACTTTTGAGACGCGTAAAACCACCGTTTGTACCAGTAATT CATTCTGTGGAAGACGTTAGTAATTTCGATGAAGAATTTACgtcagaaaaacctcaattaacTCCGCCTAAAGATCCTCGACCACTTAGCGATTTAGAACAAAgtctatttaaagattttacatACATGGCTGACTGGTGCTAG
- the Pkn gene encoding serine/threonine-protein kinase N isoform X1: MAESSYYQGDYIRHPVLYELSSKYGVAGSDQVPLPARLDELREHIRREIRKELKIKAGAEKLREVATDRKALSDVATIVKKANSKLSELQAELQQLESQIILTQGQPQSPQQNHSNGQDTPLSPMGPSSPSQEGLFTDLRLLSLEKQLNIELKVKQGAENMIQSLTSGRDKKLLQEAQQMLDDSRAKIEFLRMRIMKVRQARQQQHARGDAPPPNGETTSNKDRYEPSLELALEERVEELRHRLRIEAAVVEGAKNVIRLLQSAKVADKKALTEAQASLAESSRKLDLLRLSLELRRQELPPDSGTAIQLKRELASVQSASPVPVTYTSLQPFRGPLEGRATVPASVSRCAAVTGQLEVRLMGCQDLAEEVPGRTKREHPASPDLRSFVKGVTGRSSSKSYSVKDETSNDIMAVIKLDNQTVGQTSWRPCSQQAWDQRFSIELDKSRELEIGIYWKDWRSLCAVKFLRLEEFIDDVRHGMALQLEPQGLLFAEIKFLNPMISRKPKLQRQRKIFKQQVKNFPRANQMNINVATWGRLLKRSAPSLHNTRNSESPPSGPQPLQLVFDTSIEDKPETPGELPDPEKGGLGGARPLGLSTSSSSPTLPRPPEHPPPPPPTITKKPSMPAPPPPPKLDPELQSALREFDFLHNEEKGGPQGANLRPLVTEPRPVLIAPPSPRTPSPQPVVEFPEDEVVYEMPTKMTQYRDSAYESRRHSQLSGMTIDNFRLLSVLGRGHFGKVILSQYRNTGEYFAIKALKKGDIIARDEVESLLSEKRIFEVANATRHPFLVNLFACFQTEAHVCFVMEYAAGGDLMMHIHADVFGEPRTVFYSACVVLGLQYLHESKIIYRDLKLDNLLLDTEGYVKIADFGLCKEGMGYGDRTGTFCGTPEFLAPEVLTETSYTRAVDWWGLGVLIFEMLVGESPFPGDDEEEVFDSIVNDEVRYPRFLSLEAIAIMRRLLRKNPDRRLGSSERDAEDVKKQAFFRHIAWDDLLLRRVKPPFVPVIHSVEDVSNFDEEFTSEKPQLTPPKDPRPLSDLEQSLFKDFTYMADWC, encoded by the exons ATGGCGGAATCAAGCTATTATCAG GGCGATTACATCAGGCACCCGGTTCTTTACGAACTGTCGAGCAAGTATGGAGTGGCTGGCAGTGACCAGGTGCCCTTGCCGGCTCGTCTCGACGAGCTCCGGGAGCACATACGCCGAGAAATACGCAAG GAGCTGAAAATAAAGGCCGGCGCCGAGAAGCTGAGAGAAGTCGCGACCGATCGTAAAGCGCTGTCCGACGTGGCGACGATCGTGAAGAAGGCGAACAGCAAGCTGAGCGAGCTCCAGGCAGAGCTTCAGCAACTCGAGAGTCAAATTATATTGACGCAGGGCCAGCCGCAGTCGCCCCAGCAAAATCACTCGAACGGTCAAG ACACGCCTCTGTCACCAATGGGGCCGTCGTCGCCGAGTCAGGAGGGTCTATTCACGGATCTTCGTCTTTTGTCCTTGGAGAAGCAGCTCAATATCGAACTCAAG GTAAAGCAAGGAGCGGAGAACATGATCCAGAGTTTGACGAGTGGCAGGGACAAAAAGTTGCTGCAGGAGGCCCAGCAAATGCTCGACGATTCCCGCGCCAAAATCGAGTTCCTACGCATGCGGATTATGAAGGTGCGGCAAGCACGTCAGCAGCAACATGCACGAGGTGATGCACCACCACCGAATGGCGAAACCActagcaataaag ATAGGTACGAGCCCAGCTTGGAGCTGGCATTGGAGGAACGGGTGGAGGAGTTAAGACATCGTCTACGAATCGAAGCCGCGGTCGTGGAAGGGGCTAAGAACGTGATACGTCTTCTACAAAGTGCCAAAGTCGCTGATAAGAAGGCCTTAACAGAG gCTCAGGCAAGTCTTGCAGAATCAAGTAGGAAACTGGACCTATTGAGATTATCCCTTGAACTTAGAAGGCAAGAATTACCACCTGACAGTGGTACAGCCATTCAATTGAAGAGAGAATTAGCTAGTGTGCAATCGGCTAGCCCAGTCCCTGTGACTTACACGTCGTTGCAACCGTTCCGTGGGCCATTGGAGGGCAGAGCTACTGTGCCTGCTTCAGTATCGAGATGTGCTGCCGTTACTGGACAATTAGAA GTTAGACTAATGGGATGTCAAGACTTGGCGGAAGAAGTACCTGGGCGTACGAAAAGGGAACATCCAGCAAGTCCAGATTTACGTAGTTTTGTTAAGGGAGTTACAGGGCGTAGTTCGAGCAAGTCGTACAGTGTTAAAGATGAAACGAGTA ATGATATTATGGCGGTTATTAAGCTGGATAACCAAACGGTAGGACAAACTAGTTGGCGACCGTGTTCCCAGCAGGCTTGGGATCAAAG GTTTTCCATCGAACTAGATAAATCAAGGGAACTTGAAATAGGCATTTATTGGAAAGATTGGAGATCTCTTTGCGCCGTAAAATTTCTACGTTTAGAAGAGTTTATTGATGATGTTAGACACGGAATGGCTCTTCAATTAGAGCCGCAAGGTCTTCTGTTTGCTGAGATTAAATTCTTAAATCCTATGATATCGAGAAAGCCGAAGTTGCAACGGCAACGCAAAATCTTTAAGCAACAAGTGAAGAACTTCCCAAGAGCTAAtcaaatgaatattaatgttgcTACTTGGGGTAGATTACTAAAAAGATCAGCTCCTTCCTTACATAATACAAGAAATTCTGAAAGTCCGCCATCAG GACCTCAACCATTGCAGCTAGTTTTTGATACATCAATAGAAGATAAGCCTGAAACACCGGGAGAATTACCTGATCCAGAGAAAGGAGGATTAGGAGGAGCAAGGCCTTTAGGTTTGTCAACGTCAAGTAGTAGTCCAACACTGCCACGCCCCCCAGAACAtcctccaccaccaccacctaCGATTACAAAGAAGCCTTCAATGCCGGCACCTCCGCCACCACCAAAACTAGATCCAGAG TTGCAGAGTGCATTAAGGGAGTTTGATTTCCTGCACAACGAGGAAAAGGGGGGGCCTCAAGGCGCAAATTTGAGGCCTCTGGTTACAGAGCCTCGTCCTGTGCTGATTGCACCACCTTCTCCACGCACACCCTCGCCCCAACCTGTCGTCGAGTTTCCTGAAGATGAG GTCGTATATGAAATGCCGACTAAGATGACACAATACAGAGATAGTGCCTACGAGTCTAGAAGACATTCACAACTTTCTGGAATGACTATAGACAACTTTAGGCTACTTTCAGTTCTTGGTCGTGGTCACTTTGGAAAAGTAATTCTATCACAGTACAGAAATACTGGAGAATATTTTGCAATTAAAGCATTAAAGAAAGGAGATATAATAGCAAGAGACGAAGTAGAGTCTCTACTTTCGGAAAAGAGAATATTTGAGGTGGCTAATGCTACGCGTCATCCCTTCCTCGTGAATCTGTTTGCTTGCTTTCAAACTGAG GCACATGTATGTTTTGTAATGGAATATGCAGCTGGAGGAGATCTTATGATGCATATACATGCAGATGTGTTTGGTGAACCGCGAACTGTGTTTTATTCAGCTTGCGTTGTGTTAGGATTGCAATATTTGCATGAaagtaaaattatttatag AGATTTGAAATTAGATAATTTATTATTGGATACAGAAGGATATGTAAAGATAGCGGATTTCGGTTTATGCAAAGAAGGAATGGGATATGGAGATAGGACAGGAACTTTCTGTGGTACACCAGAATTCTTAGCACCTGAAGTTCTTACAGAAACTTCATATACTCGAGCTGTGGACTGGTGGGGTCTCGGTGTACTGATTTTTGAAATGCTTGTGGGTGAG TCACCATTCCCTGGCGATGATGAAGAAGAAGTATTTGACTCCATTGTAAATGATGAAGTTCGTTACCCACGATTCCTTTCGTTGGAAGCAATAGCAATAATGCGAAGG TTGCTAAGAAAGAACCccgatagaagattgggtagcAGTGAAAGAGATGCAGAGGATGTTAAAAAACAAGCGTTCTTTAGGCACATAGCGTGGGATGATCTACTTTTGAGACGCGTAAAACCACCGTTTGTACCAGTAATT CATTCTGTGGAAGACGTTAGTAATTTCGATGAAGAATTTACgtcagaaaaacctcaattaacTCCGCCTAAAGATCCTCGACCACTTAGCGATTTAGAACAAAgtctatttaaagattttacatACATGGCTGACTGGTGCTAG